The Lonsdalea populi genome window below encodes:
- a CDS encoding FliM/FliN family flagellar motor switch protein yields the protein MKTLMPPAPLRLRTLTPLQAQLSQQLAEGCRFAFRFDDGRRGELHLALASLQEPATPAHAWQSTAGRFSLSDPATVLSLMSDCPALLPTQEEDPTAAEWFWTLFNDGLSPQLYTLLGPLTPVNDNIAKEAIPLWLDVQVEARRARSLLRISAGELLPLLRQPGWFSYTPPLPPTLPISVPLTLANVTLSPKQINALEPGDLIYPPTCSFSPQGDGFVSLGGRRFQGQLQWNGLTPTHFLIAEQEECPVNNAFDASPTHEMPFVDEITTTATSHDTPLPALPLTLTVRCGHLSLTLQALQQLSCGSVVPVQQALPGEAMLYHGEVPLARGELVDVAGRLGLQITQRLGALQPDREPMS from the coding sequence ATGAAAACCTTGATGCCGCCAGCCCCCCTCAGGCTGCGGACGCTTACGCCGTTGCAGGCTCAGCTGTCTCAACAGTTGGCGGAAGGCTGCCGTTTCGCTTTCCGCTTTGACGACGGTCGCCGAGGTGAGCTGCATTTGGCGCTGGCGTCGCTCCAGGAACCGGCCACTCCCGCGCACGCGTGGCAAAGCACGGCGGGTCGCTTCTCGCTCAGCGATCCCGCGACGGTGCTGTCGCTGATGTCCGACTGCCCGGCGCTGCTGCCGACACAGGAAGAAGACCCGACGGCGGCCGAGTGGTTCTGGACGCTGTTTAATGATGGCCTCAGCCCGCAGTTGTATACGCTGCTGGGGCCGCTGACACCGGTCAACGACAACATCGCCAAAGAGGCCATTCCACTGTGGCTGGACGTTCAGGTCGAGGCGCGACGCGCCCGGAGTCTGCTGCGCATCAGCGCTGGCGAACTGCTGCCATTACTTCGTCAGCCGGGCTGGTTCTCCTACACGCCGCCCTTGCCGCCGACGCTGCCGATCTCCGTGCCGTTGACGCTGGCCAATGTGACATTGTCACCAAAGCAGATTAACGCGTTGGAACCAGGCGACCTGATTTACCCACCTACTTGCAGTTTCTCCCCGCAAGGCGATGGCTTTGTTTCGCTTGGGGGGCGACGGTTTCAGGGCCAGTTGCAATGGAACGGCCTGACGCCGACCCATTTTCTTATCGCTGAACAGGAGGAGTGTCCGGTGAATAACGCTTTTGATGCCTCACCCACGCATGAAATGCCCTTTGTCGACGAGATAACGACGACCGCAACGTCTCATGACACGCCGCTGCCCGCGCTGCCTCTGACCCTGACGGTCCGCTGCGGGCACCTTTCTCTGACGCTTCAGGCGTTGCAGCAGTTGTCGTGCGGCAGCGTTGTTCCGGTCCAGCAGGCGCTGCCGGGCGAAGCGATGCTGTATCACGGCGAGGTTCCGCTGGCCCGGGGCGAACTGGTGGACGTGGCGGGACGTCTGGGCCTGCAAATCACCCAACGGCTCGGTGCATTGCAGCCGGATCGGGAGCCCATGTCATGA
- a CDS encoding type III secretion system HrpP C-terminal domain-containing protein translates to MSPYLPPATSSSASRQALTPPAEKTLPRSRGSAAHFGDDATDRPPDFELLLASPPLNFYTPGATAVHADLTSAGSTPYLSALSAENVTMSLTTALHAELAARNDLASHGPFSFSLQLPQLGGIDVRMSTLQPIGWEVMLRFQRSPCQQVLRQRESCRRALSSALGCPIRLGFEVQEEP, encoded by the coding sequence ATGAGCCCCTATCTCCCGCCAGCCACCTCTTCATCCGCATCGCGCCAGGCTCTAACGCCCCCGGCAGAGAAGACATTGCCGCGCTCGCGTGGATCCGCCGCCCATTTCGGCGATGATGCGACGGACCGTCCCCCGGACTTCGAACTTCTGCTGGCTTCACCCCCTTTAAACTTTTACACGCCCGGGGCGACCGCCGTACATGCCGACCTTACATCGGCGGGTTCAACGCCTTATTTATCCGCCTTATCCGCCGAAAACGTGACAATGTCACTCACCACGGCACTGCACGCTGAGCTGGCCGCCCGCAACGATCTCGCCTCCCACGGACCGTTCTCTTTTAGCCTGCAGCTGCCTCAGCTCGGCGGCATCGATGTCAGGATGAGTACGTTGCAGCCCATCGGCTGGGAAGTGATGTTGCGATTCCAGCGTTCTCCCTGTCAGCAAGTTCTCCGCCAGCGAGAAAGCTGCCGACGGGCGCTGTCTTCGGCGCTCGGGTGCCCGATCCGGCTTGGATTTGAAGTCCAGGAGGAGCCATGA
- the sctN gene encoding type III secretion system ATPase SctN translates to MTTISTDEPRCYPLLERWLALQRRHLADYAPVQLRGRITGISGILLESSLPQARIGDLCRIERHDQTHVLAEVVGFSPQHVFLSALGALDGIAQGAVVTPLYQPHCVQVADDLLGSVLDGFGRPLTAESRSAFVEPGTNCPSPIPVIGDAPPPTERPRISDPLPTGLRAIDGLLTVGRGQRVGIFAGAGCGKTTLLAELARNTPCDAIVFGLIGERGRELREFLDHELDDALRRRTVLVCSTSDRSSMERARAAFTATAIAEAFRAEGKQVLLIVDSLTRFARAQREIGLALGEPQGRGGLPPSVYTLLPRLVERAGQTRQGAITALYSVLIEQDSMNDPVADEVRSLIDGHIVLSRRLAERNHYPAIDVLMSLSRTMSSVASAAHLKDAGALRRLMAAYQQVDMLIRLGEYQSGHDALTDAAVTAHEEINAFLQQPMREPQTFAEITARLNEVSRYANV, encoded by the coding sequence ATGACGACGATCTCGACCGACGAACCGAGATGCTACCCGCTGCTTGAGCGCTGGCTGGCCTTGCAGCGGCGGCATCTGGCCGACTACGCGCCGGTTCAGCTGCGGGGCCGCATTACGGGGATCAGTGGCATCCTGCTGGAGTCCAGCCTGCCGCAGGCCCGGATAGGCGATCTGTGCCGAATCGAACGCCATGATCAGACGCACGTGCTGGCCGAAGTGGTCGGCTTCAGTCCGCAGCACGTGTTTCTTTCGGCGCTGGGGGCGCTGGACGGCATCGCGCAGGGGGCGGTGGTGACGCCGCTCTATCAGCCGCACTGCGTACAGGTTGCCGACGATCTGTTGGGAAGCGTGCTGGACGGTTTCGGCAGACCGCTGACGGCCGAGAGCCGCTCGGCGTTCGTCGAACCCGGCACAAACTGCCCCAGCCCCATTCCGGTAATTGGCGACGCCCCTCCGCCCACCGAGCGCCCACGCATCAGCGATCCGCTGCCGACCGGACTGCGCGCCATCGACGGCCTGCTGACCGTCGGCCGCGGCCAGCGGGTCGGGATTTTCGCCGGCGCGGGCTGCGGTAAAACCACGCTGCTGGCAGAGCTGGCCCGCAACACGCCCTGCGACGCCATTGTCTTCGGACTGATCGGCGAGCGCGGCCGCGAACTGCGCGAATTTCTTGATCACGAACTGGACGACGCACTGCGCCGACGCACCGTGCTGGTGTGTTCGACCTCCGATCGCAGCAGCATGGAACGGGCTCGCGCCGCCTTCACGGCCACCGCCATTGCGGAAGCCTTCCGGGCCGAAGGCAAACAGGTGCTGCTCATCGTCGACTCGCTGACCCGCTTTGCCCGCGCCCAGCGTGAAATCGGGCTGGCGCTCGGCGAGCCTCAGGGACGCGGCGGCCTGCCGCCATCGGTTTATACCCTGCTGCCGCGGCTGGTCGAGCGCGCCGGACAAACCCGTCAGGGCGCGATCACCGCGCTGTACTCGGTGCTGATCGAACAGGACTCAATGAACGATCCGGTGGCGGACGAGGTGAGATCACTGATTGACGGCCACATCGTGCTGTCGCGACGGCTGGCGGAGCGTAACCACTATCCGGCAATCGATGTGTTGATGAGCCTGAGCCGCACCATGAGCAGCGTTGCCAGCGCGGCGCACCTCAAAGACGCCGGTGCGCTGCGACGGCTGATGGCCGCCTATCAACAGGTGGACATGCTGATCCGGCTTGGCGAATACCAGTCGGGACACGATGCTCTGACGGATGCGGCGGTCACCGCTCATGAGGAAATCAACGCCTTCCTGCAACAGCCGATGCGCGAACCGCAAACCTTCGCGGAGATTACCGCTCGACTTAACGAGGTCAGCCGCTATGCCAACGTCTGA
- a CDS encoding FHA domain-containing protein: MFELRVLTGLHRGAALPLNGLSCRIGSTDDADMVMYDPGIRKSHCLLEKQGEAWVLSALEGAVSDSEGHPVEASLILSPGTPFAAGVIWLCIVSAETPWQEDTETIDSDSMPEPTDEPSSAPPVDGLPETPRAEPKARLPLRAKCSYLLLIGLLVILIGSWLMQDSVAMPSAPPSDTRIPITSPDQSAAMLQTMLNDRDLGNVQVIQQPDRLILSGTLAEDQLPMINRMLVRFQQRYRVTQPIENHTQVRGDTLPFHITQVTSGAQANIVTSDGQRLFVGDEVKGLRLVGIDNHQIEFNGKQQIKVNW, translated from the coding sequence ATGTTTGAACTGCGCGTCCTGACCGGGCTGCATCGGGGAGCCGCCCTGCCGTTAAACGGACTCTCGTGTCGTATCGGCAGTACCGACGATGCGGATATGGTGATGTACGACCCCGGTATTCGCAAGAGTCACTGTCTGTTGGAAAAACAGGGAGAAGCCTGGGTCCTCTCCGCGCTGGAGGGCGCGGTGAGCGACAGCGAGGGCCATCCCGTTGAGGCATCGCTCATCTTATCGCCAGGAACGCCATTCGCCGCGGGCGTCATTTGGTTGTGCATCGTTAGCGCAGAAACGCCGTGGCAGGAGGACACGGAGACGATCGACTCCGACTCCATGCCCGAGCCGACGGACGAGCCGTCGTCAGCGCCGCCGGTTGACGGCCTCCCCGAAACGCCCAGGGCTGAGCCCAAAGCCCGCCTGCCGCTGCGGGCGAAATGCAGCTACCTGCTGCTCATCGGACTGCTGGTGATACTCATCGGTAGTTGGCTGATGCAGGACAGCGTCGCCATGCCGTCAGCGCCGCCGTCCGATACCCGTATCCCGATAACGTCTCCGGATCAGTCCGCCGCCATGCTGCAAACCATGCTCAATGACCGTGATTTGGGCAACGTACAGGTCATCCAGCAGCCGGACCGCCTCATTCTGAGCGGGACGTTGGCAGAGGACCAACTTCCGATGATTAACCGAATGTTGGTCCGGTTTCAACAACGTTACCGCGTCACTCAACCGATCGAAAATCACACCCAGGTCAGAGGCGATACGTTGCCGTTCCACATCACACAGGTGACCAGCGGCGCGCAGGCCAACATCGTGACGTCCGACGGTCAGCGCCTGTTCGTGGGCGACGAGGTGAAGGGACTCCGGCTGGTCGGCATCGATAACCACCAGATCGAGTTCAACGGTAAACAGCAAATCAAGGTGAACTGGTAA
- the sctV gene encoding type III secretion system export apparatus subunit SctV produces the protein MTLLISWLNRIAISAMQRSEIVGAVIVMAIVFMMIIPLPTGLIDVLIAFNICLSSLLIVLAMYLPKPLAFSTFPAVLLLTTMFRLALSISTTRQILLQQDAGHVVEAFGNFVVGGNLAVGLVIFLILTVVNFLVITKGSERVAEVAARFTLDAMPGKQMSIDSDLRAGLIDAQQARQRRENLTKESQLFGAMDGAMKFVKGDAIASLVIVFINMIGGFAIGVMQHQMAAGDAMHVYSVLTIGDGLIAQIPALLISLTAGMIITRVSADGQKVDNNIGREIAEQLTSQPKAWIISALGMFGFALLPGMPTMVFLLISLLSLSSGLFQLWRAKQLGLAEFNALAADNLPAEQNGYQDLRRFNPTRAYLLRFHAEGRSAEHAALLVQEIRRLRNRLVYQFGFTLPSFDIEFTSEIAQDEFQFCVYEIPLLRATFGTSRLAVPRQEVSQEALNDDALSAGQPARDEAHWLWLPADHPLLQQETWVRQTEEALILARMENAIHRSAAQFIGLQETKSILAWLESEQPELAQELQRIMPLSRFASVLQKLAGERIPLRAVRPIAEALIEVGQHERDVNALTDYVRLQLKAQICHQYSRDDSLSVWLLTPETEELLRDALRQTQNDTFFALAQHDAATLLTQLRNCFPPTVPLSSLLLVAQDLRSPLRALVQDEFHPLPVLSFTELESYLSINVVGRIDLHDMTVTAHT, from the coding sequence ATGACCCTGCTGATCTCCTGGCTCAACCGCATCGCCATCAGCGCGATGCAGCGTTCAGAAATCGTGGGCGCGGTCATTGTGATGGCTATCGTCTTCATGATGATCATTCCCCTGCCGACGGGGCTGATTGACGTGCTGATCGCCTTTAACATCTGCCTCTCTTCGCTGCTGATCGTTCTGGCGATGTATCTGCCCAAGCCGCTGGCCTTTTCGACCTTTCCCGCCGTGTTGCTGTTAACCACCATGTTTCGGCTGGCCCTGTCTATTTCGACGACCCGGCAGATTCTGCTGCAACAGGATGCGGGCCACGTAGTAGAGGCCTTCGGCAACTTTGTCGTGGGCGGCAATCTGGCGGTCGGTCTGGTGATCTTCCTGATCCTGACGGTGGTGAACTTTCTGGTGATCACCAAAGGGTCAGAACGCGTGGCCGAAGTGGCGGCGCGTTTTACGCTGGATGCCATGCCGGGCAAACAGATGTCCATCGACAGCGATCTACGCGCCGGGCTGATTGACGCTCAGCAGGCCCGCCAGCGGCGCGAAAATCTCACGAAAGAGAGCCAGCTGTTCGGCGCGATGGACGGCGCGATGAAGTTCGTCAAAGGCGACGCAATCGCCAGTCTGGTGATCGTATTCATCAACATGATCGGCGGCTTCGCCATCGGGGTAATGCAGCACCAGATGGCGGCCGGCGACGCCATGCACGTCTACTCGGTATTGACCATCGGCGACGGCCTGATTGCTCAGATCCCGGCCCTGCTGATCTCCCTGACCGCCGGGATGATCATCACGCGCGTCTCCGCCGACGGACAAAAGGTGGATAACAACATCGGCCGCGAGATCGCCGAGCAGCTGACCAGCCAGCCGAAGGCGTGGATTATCTCCGCCCTCGGCATGTTCGGCTTCGCCCTGCTGCCGGGCATGCCGACGATGGTGTTCTTGCTGATCAGCCTGCTCTCCCTGTCCAGCGGCCTGTTTCAGCTGTGGCGGGCCAAGCAGCTTGGTCTGGCTGAATTCAATGCGCTGGCGGCGGACAACCTGCCCGCGGAGCAAAATGGCTACCAGGATCTGCGACGCTTCAACCCCACGCGCGCCTACCTGCTGCGTTTTCACGCCGAGGGGCGCAGCGCTGAGCATGCCGCGCTGCTGGTGCAGGAAATTCGCCGGCTGCGTAACCGGCTGGTGTACCAGTTCGGCTTTACGCTGCCCTCGTTCGACATCGAATTCACGTCCGAAATCGCGCAGGATGAGTTTCAATTCTGCGTTTATGAAATTCCCCTGTTGCGCGCTACCTTCGGCACATCGCGCCTGGCGGTCCCCCGCCAAGAGGTATCGCAGGAAGCGCTGAATGATGATGCGCTGTCCGCAGGCCAACCCGCCCGCGACGAAGCGCACTGGCTGTGGCTGCCCGCCGATCATCCGTTGTTGCAACAAGAGACGTGGGTTCGTCAGACGGAGGAGGCGCTGATCCTCGCGCGGATGGAAAACGCCATCCACCGCAGCGCGGCCCAGTTCATCGGCCTTCAAGAGACAAAATCCATTCTCGCCTGGCTCGAAAGCGAACAGCCGGAGCTGGCGCAAGAGCTGCAGCGAATTATGCCGCTCTCGCGCTTCGCCAGCGTGCTGCAAAAGCTGGCAGGCGAACGCATACCGCTGCGCGCGGTGCGCCCGATAGCGGAAGCGCTGATCGAGGTCGGCCAGCACGAGCGCGACGTTAACGCGCTGACGGATTACGTCCGTCTGCAACTGAAGGCGCAAATCTGCCACCAATATAGCCGAGACGACAGCCTGTCCGTCTGGTTATTGACGCCTGAGACGGAGGAGCTGCTGCGCGATGCCCTGCGCCAAACGCAGAACGACACCTTCTTCGCGTTAGCGCAGCATGACGCTGCCACGCTGCTGACCCAATTGCGGAACTGCTTTCCGCCGACCGTGCCGCTGTCGTCCCTGCTACTGGTCGCTCAGGATTTGCGTAGTCCGCTTCGGGCGCTGGTGCAGGACGAGTTTCACCCTTTGCCGGTGCTTTCATTCACCGAGCTGGAGTCGTACCTGTCCATCAACGTGGTGGGCCGCATCGACCTGCATGATATGACCGTCACCGCTCACACATAA
- the sctW gene encoding type III secretion system gatekeeper subunit SctW produces MVAIPPLSSAIANAATPLSAPIEEQPSTPAPVPASKASDKVIHDSMEEVSAAFGEQMERKSKSLNRRQISQMQNRMEANIERIEKLTELFHLLENPKQPTLDQQVRRMQGLMLQTPPASVEALVQAAGGDAARSDIVLRHLLAQAREQRDPALEQAARASLARIQQEKGPEVRAGLNTAAAISLFSTDPQQKQILRELYYERIVHQQSPSSLLDALLERFDAQHFTAGLRTLQRALAADIASLASSISKTALSQMLKHLNDARQLSHTLSSSQQLLEHGAHRFPAATLGAVELTRRLIGLSANGAYIRDLHNLGREVAGQHAQRQLLFFNALLRLVGDLPQTLWRDSKHRHTALHLIRGLIGDLSRQEAAELAAAPRKE; encoded by the coding sequence ATGGTTGCCATCCCCCCGCTCTCTTCAGCGATTGCCAATGCGGCGACGCCCCTCAGCGCACCCATCGAGGAACAGCCGTCAACCCCCGCTCCCGTCCCGGCGTCGAAGGCCTCTGACAAAGTCATACATGACAGCATGGAGGAGGTATCAGCCGCTTTCGGCGAACAGATGGAACGCAAAAGCAAGTCGCTGAACCGCAGGCAAATCAGCCAGATGCAAAATCGTATGGAAGCGAACATCGAGCGAATAGAGAAGCTGACCGAGCTGTTCCACCTGTTGGAAAATCCCAAGCAGCCGACGCTGGACCAGCAGGTACGGCGAATGCAGGGGCTGATGCTGCAAACGCCCCCAGCCTCGGTCGAGGCATTAGTACAGGCGGCGGGCGGCGACGCGGCGCGCAGCGATATCGTTCTGCGTCATCTGCTGGCACAGGCCCGAGAGCAGCGGGATCCGGCGCTGGAACAGGCAGCTCGGGCAAGTCTGGCGCGGATCCAGCAGGAAAAAGGCCCGGAGGTGCGAGCCGGGCTGAACACGGCCGCCGCGATCTCCCTGTTCAGTACCGACCCGCAACAGAAACAGATCCTGCGCGAGCTTTATTACGAACGCATCGTTCATCAGCAGTCCCCCAGCTCGCTGCTGGACGCCCTGTTGGAACGCTTCGACGCCCAGCACTTCACGGCCGGTCTGCGTACTCTGCAACGGGCTCTGGCCGCCGACATCGCCTCGCTGGCTTCCTCCATTTCGAAGACTGCGCTGAGCCAGATGCTGAAACATCTCAACGATGCGCGTCAGTTGAGCCATACGCTGTCATCCAGCCAACAGTTGCTGGAGCACGGCGCCCACCGCTTCCCGGCCGCAACGCTCGGCGCGGTGGAGCTGACGCGTCGGCTGATCGGCCTGAGCGCCAATGGGGCCTACATCCGCGACTTACACAATCTGGGGCGAGAAGTCGCCGGACAACACGCACAGCGGCAGTTGCTGTTTTTCAACGCCCTGCTACGGCTGGTAGGCGACCTGCCGCAGACGTTATGGCGAGACAGCAAACACCGCCACACCGCACTGCATCTCATCCGCGGTCTGATCGGCGATTTGTCGCGGCAAGAGGCGGCCGAACTGGCCGCCGCACCGCGCAAGGAGTAG